ACTTGTAAATAATTACTAAAATGAAATGCACCATTATCTACTTGGATTATATGTAAGTCTTCTGGATATAATGCAGCTAATTTTTCTAAAAATATTTCAAAACAAACAGTATCTAGATGTGAAAATTCAAGGACAAAGTTGTCTCCCGTTAATGGTTCTACAACTCCATAGATATAAAAGTTATCTCGCTTCCACTGCGTAAATCCAACTGGTTTCACGCCTGTAAGCGTTATTAACTTTCCCGTTATAGTTTGTAGACCAAATCTACTTTCATCTCCACACCAATAACGTACTTTTCGATATTGCTCTAATGGTGATATTAAATACTTTTTTATTAGTTTTAGCCATGCCGGAAGTTTTTTTTAAAGTCTTCCTCTATGCCCTTGTGTTGTTTTATGCTACGTGGGCGCGGTGCTTTTAATTTCGCTTTTAGTTTGTAACGGACAACTTCATGCACAACCTTGTAAGATGCTTTGATTCCTTCAGACGCTAAAAGCCAGGTCTGGACTTCCTCGTAGCTTTTAAATCCTTCTGGCTCAGACAATTCTTGTTTAATTAGCGATCGCACCTCAAGTGGTATGGTTTTTGTCCGTCCCGGACTCTTTCTTTGTTCGAGTAGGTGGTTTAATCCTCCATCTCTGTAAAGCCGGAGCCATCTTTGTACCGTTATCCGACCTCTTCCCAGTACCACTGCTAAGTGTTGTACCGTTTCTACTTGCCGAGTTTTGAGTAAATACAAAGCTTGAATTCGTTCTTTCCCAAACCCAGTTTTTTGCTGCCTCAACAACTCTAGTAGTTCTACCTGCGTTTCTTTTATCTCTAATTTAAGAACCCGACACATTGTTTTTTGTGAGTGACGCACCTGAAACTATATGTATCATATTTTTAGTGAAATGGTATAACAAGCGTTTATGTTTAGTTTTATCGCTTGTTATTTTTTACTTTAGAGAGCAATCGGGAAGAACTAGAGAAGGTGATTGGATTTTTTCAAAAAGTTTTAGACACTTATGATTATTTCCTCTGTTTACAAATAAAGGCAAAATGGATTCAGGAACAGTGGAAGGAACTCCACCAAGAGAAACTCTACCAAATCGTGCCAATAAACGAGTTAATTCTTGTACAGAAGGAACTTCTCTCCATAACAGTGTTAAAACTGCTGCTACCATTAAGGATAAATTTAAAACTCTGTCTCGTAATCCTAATTGCTTATAGTATTTTTGTTGAGCAGCTATAGCCGGAGTTAGTAGCGCTTTTAATTGATTGGCGATCGCCTGATTATCTAAGTTCGGCGTATTATGTAGCCGTACATGGTCAGCGTTTCGTAGAGAATAGTTGATTTTCAATTAACAACTTACCCTTGCAGAGAGATGTCAAGCCCCTCGCACTCCCGCTACAAGTTGAATAGAAACACTTGTCGGACGTTGCTTGATTTATGAAAGACAAATCTCAAACAGAAATCGAGGTGAAAAATTGCGTTAATTCACCGCAATCAGCTTCAGAAATAGAAATTAAGCCGCAAACTTCAGTAGAAGAAGATACACCATCTGTATTAGAATCGTTTGCTAAGTCTGTAGGTGGTGCAGTTGGAACCGCAGTTGGGGTAGGATCGGCATCTGTAGAAATAGCAGTAGGCTTGGGAGAAGTAGCTGCAAAACAAACACACAAGCTAATCGAACAAGCAACTCACACAGCTGGAGAGGTAGTTACTCATCTTGGTGAAAACTGGCTAATTAGAAAACTAGCTGGAGTTTTAAATCTCAATTGGCTGATTGGTGTGAGTGACAAAGTTGATTTAGCAAAAGCCGAAGCTGAAGTAAAACACCTACAGCAACAACATCCTCAAGAATCACCCAGCCAAATTGCCCATCGGATTATGCTGGATAAAGCAACTAAAGCAGGGGGAATTGGGTTAGCAACCAGTATTATACCAGGTGAAGCGTTGGCGTTGTTTGCAGTTGATTTGGCAGCAACAACGCAATTACAGTCAGAAATGCTTTATCAAATTGCATCTGTCTATGGGCTGGATTTAAAAGATCCGGCACGGAAAGGTGAAGTTTTAGCGATTTTTGGTTTAGCTTTTGGTGGTAGTCGTCTTTTAAAAGCAGCGGGATTAGGTTTGCTGCGAAATGTACCTTTTGCGGGTGCGGTGATTGGTGCTAGTTCTAATGCGACGATGATATATTCATTGGGATATGCAGCTTGTCGATTTTATGAAGCCAAGCTGGATGAATCAACTTCGTTGACTTCGGAAGAAACACTTACAGAGTTAAAGAAACAAAGCGAAAATTATTTAGAAAAAGCGATCGCTCAAGAAGCGATTATGGATCAAATTCTCGTTCACATGATCCTCGCAAGTCATCCAGATCGAACTTGGGATGAAATTTTACCACAGTTGCAAACATTAAACTTCAGTCCCACATCAATAGATGCGATCGCCCAAAACATCAAATCACCCCAACCTTTAGATACACTACTCAATCAACTCAACCGCGATTTTGCAGTACCTTTGCTAGCTCAATGTTATAGAATAGCCCAACTCAACAACAAAACGACATTAGAAGAAGCAAGAGTGATTAAAGCGATCGGCTCTAAATTTAATATTGATGTTAAAAGGTAGAGACGCGATTAATCGCGTCTGTACAATGTTGCGCGATTAATCGCGTCTGTACAATGTTGCGCGATTAATCGCGTCTGTACAATCTTAGTTGGCTGTCCCCCTTGTCCCCCATCTCCCCCGAAAGAAGCACGAAAAGCGGATTATACGCAATACTGGTACAAGAAGTTTTACAGAGAATATCAAAAATGGAAATTCTAGCAACTAATACACCTTTCGGAGAGTGGAAGGGAGATGGTTTGGCGATTGGATTATTTGAAGATGCAGTAGAGTTAACTGGGGAACTAGCGGCTTTAGATGAAAAAGTCGGCGGTGTCTTAAAAGAACTGATTGCCGAAGAAGAATTTAAGGGAAAAGCAGGTAGCAGCATTTTCACGCGCTTAAGTAGTGATAAATCAGTGCGAAAGCTGATGGTCGTAGGTTTGGGAAAACCTAATGCTTTGAAATTAGATAGCTT
Above is a genomic segment from Tolypothrix sp. NIES-4075 containing:
- a CDS encoding IS630 family transposase, which gives rise to MKKYLISPLEQYRKVRYWCGDESRFGLQTITGKLITLTGVKPVGFTQWKRDNFYIYGVVEPLTGDNFVLEFSHLDTVCFEIFLEKLAALYPEDLHIIQVDNGAFHFSNYLQVPENIILLFQPPHTPEVNPIERLWKEIKKTLRWECFQTLDELREAVWKQLDQLSAYQVKSITGWDFILEALFVSGFS
- a CDS encoding helix-turn-helix domain-containing protein, with the protein product MCRVLKLEIKETQVELLELLRQQKTGFGKERIQALYLLKTRQVETVQHLAVVLGRGRITVQRWLRLYRDGGLNHLLEQRKSPGRTKTIPLEVRSLIKQELSEPEGFKSYEEVQTWLLASEGIKASYKVVHEVVRYKLKAKLKAPRPRSIKQHKGIEEDFKKNFRHG
- a CDS encoding YcjF family protein — its product is MKDKSQTEIEVKNCVNSPQSASEIEIKPQTSVEEDTPSVLESFAKSVGGAVGTAVGVGSASVEIAVGLGEVAAKQTHKLIEQATHTAGEVVTHLGENWLIRKLAGVLNLNWLIGVSDKVDLAKAEAEVKHLQQQHPQESPSQIAHRIMLDKATKAGGIGLATSIIPGEALALFAVDLAATTQLQSEMLYQIASVYGLDLKDPARKGEVLAIFGLAFGGSRLLKAAGLGLLRNVPFAGAVIGASSNATMIYSLGYAACRFYEAKLDESTSLTSEETLTELKKQSENYLEKAIAQEAIMDQILVHMILASHPDRTWDEILPQLQTLNFSPTSIDAIAQNIKSPQPLDTLLNQLNRDFAVPLLAQCYRIAQLNNKTTLEEARVIKAIGSKFNIDVKR